A segment of the Streptomyces sp. P9-A2 genome:
GTCGCTGGGCTCGCTCGCCGTGACCGGCAACGCCTTCAAACGCGCCGGGGCGGGCATCCCGCTGGTGCACGGCACGCCGATGCCGTTCGACAACTACTTCGACGGCGCGGTCGAGGACTTCCTGTGGTTCGAGCGGCTCCTGGAGGACCAGGGCTCCGGCCTCAACAAGCCCGCCGCGGTGATCGTCGAGACGGTGCAGGGCGAGGGCGGCATCAACGTCGCCCGGCCCGAGTGGCTGCGTGCCCTGGCCGAGCTGTGCGAACGCCAGGACATGCTGCTGATCGTCGACGACATCCAGATGGGCTGCGGCCGTACCGGCGCCTTCTTCTCCTTCGAGGAGGCCGGCATCACGCCCGACATCGTCACCGTCTCCAAGTCGATCAGCGGCTACGGACTGCCGATGGCACTGACCCTGTTCAAGCCCGAGCTGGACATCTGGGAGCCGGGCGAGCACAACGGCACCTTCCGCGGCAACAACCCGGCCTTCGTCACGGCGACCGCCGCCCTGGAGGCCTACTGGGCCGACGGGTCGGCGATGGAGAAGCAGACCCGGGCCCGCGGTGAGCAGGTGGAGCAGGCGATGGCCGCCATCTCCGAGGAGAACCCCGCCGCCGTGAAGGAGTACCGCGGTCGCGGGCTCGTGTGGGGCATGGAGTTCCACGACAAGGCGCGGGCCGGACGCATCGCCGCGCGCGCCTTCGAGCTCGGGCTGCTGATCGAGACGTCCGGCCCGGAGGGCGAGGTCGTCAAGCTGCTCCCGGCTCTGACCATCACGCCGGAGGAACTGGACGAGGGGTTGACCACACTGGCCCGCGCCGTCCGCGAGACCGCCTGACCGTCCTGACCGTCCTGACCGCCGGAATGTTCCGGCCGGTCCGGGCCACCCGGACCAGGGTGACCACCTGAATCGTCTGCCGAACCGTCCGGGTCCCGGGCCGAGGCCCGGGACCCGGACAGCCGGCAGGCAGTACCAGCACCACCACCGAGGAGGCATCGCAGCACCGTGATTGTCCGTTCCTTCAAGGAGATCGAAGGTACCGACCGGCACGTGAAGTCCGCGTCCGGTACCTGGGAGAGCAAGCGCATCGTCCTCGCCAAGGAGAACGTCGGTTTCTCCCTGCACGAGACCATCCTGTACACCGGTACGGAGACGACGATGTGGTACGCGAACCACATCGAGGCCGTCGTCTGCGTGGAAGGAGAGGCAGAACTCACCGACCACGACTCCGGGCTGACGCACACGATCACGCCCGGGACGATGTACCTCCTCGACGGGCACGAGAAGCACACGCTGCGGGTGAAGAAGGACTTCCGCTGCCTCTGCGTCTTCAACCCACCCGTGACCGGACGGGAGGACCACGACGAGAACGGCGTATACCCGCTGCTCACCGAGGAGGTGTGAGGTTCCATGACCACCGCGACCACCAGCACCCAGACTCACGTCCCCGACCTCTATCCCACCCGAGGCAACGCCGAGGTGCTCACGCCCCGGCAGGACCCGGTCGTCTGGGGCGCCCCCGACGCCCCCGGTCCGATCGCTCCGGCCGACCTCGGATCGTTCGAGCGTGACGGCTTCCTCGCCATCGATCAGCTGATCACCGACGACGAGGTCACCGTCTACCGGGACGAACTGAACCGGCTGGTCTCCGACCCGGCGATCCGGGCCGACGACCGGTCGGTCGTCGAGCCGCAGTCCAAGGAGATCCGGTCGGTCTTCGAGGTCCACCGGATCAGTGAGGTGTTCGCGCGGCTCGTGCGCGACGAACGCGTCGTCGGCCGGGCCCGGCAGATCCTCGGCTCCGACGTGTACGTCCACCAGTCACGGATCAACGTCAAGCCGGGCTTCGGGGCCAGTGGCTTCTACTGGCACTCGGACTTCGAGACCTGGCACGCCGAGGACGGTCTGCCGCGGATGCGGGCGGTGTCGGTGTCGATCGCGCTCACCGAGAACCTCGACACCAACGGCGGGCTCATGATCATGCCGGGGTCGCACAAGACGTTCCTCGGGTGTGCGGGGGCCACGCCGAAGGACAACTACAAGAAGTCGCTGCAGATGCAGGACGCGGGCATCCCCACCGACGAGGGGCTGACCTCGCTGGCGTCCGAGTACGGCATCAAGCTGTTCACCGGCAGGGCCGGCTCGGCGACCTGGTTCGACTGCAACTGCATGCACGGTTCCGGGGACAACATCACACCGTTCCCGCGCAGCAACGTGTTCATTGTGTTCAACAGCGTCGACAACACGGCCGTGGAGCCGTTCGCGGCGCCGGTCCGGCGGCCCGACTACATCGGGGCCCGGGACTTCACTCCGGTGAAGTGAGCACCTCGGCCTGAACGCGCCGGCGTGAATACGCCGTCGGGGCCATGACTGCGGGCCGGGCCTCCTCGTGTGGGACGGGGGGCACCGGCCCGCTGCCGTGTCCGTGGAAGCGGACGCGAACGCGAACGCGAACGCCGGCGCCGGCGCCGGGCTCAGCCGGGCAGCGCCTCCAGCAACCGGTCCACGTCGGCCGGGGTGTTGTAGAGGTGGAAGGACGCCCGCAGACGGCCGGCCCGGGCGGACAGGGCGAATCCCGCCCTGCTCAGCTCCGGCTGGAGACGGTCCAGTCCCGGCACGGACACGATGGCCGAACCGGGTGCGGGCACGGGCTCGTGGCCCAGCGCGACGAGCCCCGCGCGGAAGCGGTCGGCGAGGGAGACATCGTGGGCGTGCACGGCGTCCACGCCGATCTCCTCGATGAGTTCGAGGGAGGCCCGCAGCCCCGCGTAGGTGAAGAGGGCGGGGCTCGTGTCGAACCGGCGGGCGGAGTGGGCGAGTTCGGCGACGGGCCCGTAGGCGCTCTCCCAGGGCTTCTCCGCCGCGGCCCAGGCCGACTGTACGGGGGCCAGGTCGCCGAAGTCCTCCGGTACGGCCAGGAAGGCTCCGCCGTGCGGGCCCAGCAGCCACTTGTAGACGATGGCGACGGAGTAGTCGAAGCCGTCGGCGTCGACCGGCAGCCAGCCGATCGCCTGGGAGAGGTCGACATAGGTGCGCGCGCCGTGTTCCCGGGCCGCCTCGCGCAGCGCGGGCAGATCGGCGATCCGGCCGTCGGCGGACTGTACGGCGCTGACGGCGACGAGGGCGGTGTCCGGGCCGACGGACTCGGCGAGCCGCTCCAGCGGCACGGCCCGCACCTTGAGGTCACCGCGGACGTGGAACGGGTTGACCACCGAGGCGAAGTCGTTCTCGACGGTGAGCACCTCGGCGCCCGGTCGCAGTGAGGCCGCGATCAGCGCGGTGTACAGGGTGACGGTGGCCCCGACCGCCACGCGCTCGACGGGGACGCCGGCCAGCCGGGCGTACGCGGCCCGGCTCGCCTCGACGTCGTCGTACAGCGGATCCAGCGGACGGCCCTCCGCCCTCAGCCGCACCGCGTCCTGGAGAGCGGTCACCGTACGGGCGGGCAGGAGGGCGTTGGTGGCGGTGTTCAGGAAGGTGCTCTTCGGGGTGAACTCGGCACGGACGAGATGCTCGAAGGTCTCTAAGTTCTTCATGGGACCACTCTGCGGTCCCGGGATCTCCCCGTCCATCGGCTTGTTCTGCGCGAAACCGCCAAGGAACCCTTATGAATACGCCCTGACCTGCAAAGACGTGGCACGGTGGGTTCGGCTCGGCGGTTTCGGCTCGGCCGGTTCAGGTCTGCGGCACCGCGCAGCCGTCGGGGCCGCAGGCCTCCGCCTCACCCTCGACGATCTTCAGCTGCGGACGCGCGTCCCAGGCCTGGGTCAGTGCCTGGGTGAACACCTCGGCGGGCTGGGCGCCGGAGACGCCGTACGTGCGGTCGAGGACGAAGAAGGGCACGCCCCGCGCGCCGAGTTCCGCGGCCTCCCGCTGGTCCTCGCGCACCTCGGCGGCGTACGCGTCCGGGTCGGCGAGGACCGCGCGGGCGGCGTCGGTGTCGAGGCCGGCGGCGCCGGCGAGTTCGAGGAGGCGTTCGTCGTCGCCGAAGACGGACCGCTCCTCGGCGAAGTTCGCCTTGTAGAGCAGGTCGAGCAGCTCCACCTGGCGGCCCTTCTCGCGGGCGAAGTGCAGCAGGCGGTGCATGTCCAGGGTGCCGCCGTGGTCGCGGCCCCGGGTGCGGTACGGCAGCCCCTCGGCGGCGGCCTGGGCGCCCAGGTTGTCCTCGCCGGCCTCGGCCTGCGCCTGGCTCATGCCGTACTTCTGGGTGAGCATCGAGAGCACGGGCTGGATGTCGTCCTTGGCCCGGCCCGGGTCCAGCTCGAAGGAGCGGTGCACCACCTCGACGTCGTCCCGGTGCGGGAACTCGCCGAGCGCCTTCTCGAAGCGGGCCTTGCCCACGTAGCACCAGGGGCAGGCGATGTCCGACCAGATCTCGACACGCATCGTTGAGGCACTCTCCCAGTCGTGGGGCACGGAGACTCCCTCCGCCGACTGTGTGAACCTTCAACCGGTGCGGTTCATTCCCCGGGCACCGCGAAACGCAGGAACAGGTGGTGGTCGTCGGGAGCGGGTAGATGTGCCGGGTCGGGGGTCCAGCCCAGGCGGGCGTAGAAGGCCTGGGCCCGGTGGTTGTCGACGTGCACGTCGAGTACGGCGGTGCGCAGGCCGTTCGCCCGCCATTCCGCGACGCAGGCCGTGTGCAGGGCCGTGCCGGTCCCGGTGCGCCAGTGGCCGGGGTCGACGTGGAACTGGAACAGTTTGACCGTGCCGGCGGGGGCGCCCGGCGGGGTGCGGAAGGAGGCGAGGCCGGTCAGGCGTCCGTCCCGCACCGCGCACAGCACCCGCCCGTCGGGGCGCGCGATCGCCTCCCGCCAGACGGCCGGCCAGTCGGTGCCGTCGTCGGGGATGCCGTCCGGGTAGTACGTGGAGCGGGCCCGCAGATGCAGCGCGGCGATGTCGGCGGCCTCGGCGGCGAGGGCGGTCCTGATCACGGGGGAGTCCGCCGTCCGATGCGTTGTGGTCATGCGGCTCAGGACATGCGCGGCCGGGACGGCGGTTCCCCGGCGGGCGGCGCTCCCCGACCGGGTCCCGGGGCTCCGCCGCTCCCGCTCTCAGTTGCCGTCGCGCAGGTCCTGCGGCCAGTTCGGCCGGAACTCGATGTGGTCGTAGGTGACCACGCAGCCCTCGCCCATCGGGGACTGGGTCATGAAGCCGACGAGGGCGGCTCCCGTCTCCTTCTCCGCGTCGAGGGTGAAGAGGCGGACGAAGGTCCAGTGCTCACCGTCGAGGGAGGCGTGGAAGGCGAAGGCACGGCCGGTGCGGCTGACCCGCAGCCATACGGAACTGCCGTCCACGGTGAAGGAGTTGGCGTCATCGGAGTGGCCCCGGGTGACGACCGTGCACACGGTGGGCACGTCCGGGGAGTACTCCAGGCACAGCTTGGCCCAGTTCCGTTCGCCGGTGTGGACGTAGAGCACTCCGGCGTCGAAGGCGGCGGAGAAGCCGACGGTGACCCGGGCTATCAGCTGGAAGTCGCCCTCGGGGGCGCCCAGGAGACGGGGTGCGTCGGCGGCGGAGTCCAGTGACTCCCCGGTGGGCGGTACGAAGCGGTCCTGGCGCGGTCCGGCCCAGCCGGTGAGGATGCCGTCCTCGTGGGACCAGTGCCCGTCGGGACCGTAGGTGCGCAGGGGAAAAGGCAGTTGGGGAAGCTCGACGTCCATGGGAGGAGTCTCGCAGGTCCCCCGCCCGCGCGGGGCCCGCCCGGCGGATCGTGCCGGACGGGCCCCTGTGCACGCGGTGGACCTGCCCCGCCGGGCGCGGTCAGCGCTCCAGGCGGCCGTTGAACCGACGGGGCAGCCCGAGCGGGTTGTCGTCCCGCAGCTCCTGCGGCAGGAGGGCTTGCGGAGTGTTCTGGTAGGCGACGGGGCGCAGCCAGCGCTCGATGGCGGTGCCGCCGACCGAGGTGGAGGTGGAGGTCGTCGCCGGGTAGGGGCCGCCGTGGTGCTGGGCGGGGGCGACCGCGACACCGGTCGGCCAGGCGTTGACGAGTACCCGGCCGGCGAGCGGGGTCAGCTCGTCGAGGATCTCCGCGCCCCGGCCCTGTCCCGCGCCCTCCTCCTCGGAGAGGTGGACGGTGGCGGTGAGGTTGCCGGGGAGGCGGGTCAGGACGGAGCGGACCTCCGCGTCGTCCTCGTAGCGGACCACGACGGTGACCGGGCCGAAGCACTCCTCCAGAAGGAGGTCGTGTTCGCCTTCCGCGGCGAGTCTGCTCGCCGGGACGGTGAGGAAGCCGGCGCTGACGGTGTGCTCGCCGCCCGCGCCCGGTGTCACCGGGGACTCCACGTCGGGCAGTTGGGCCCGCTCGGCGACGCCGGCGACGAAGTTGTCGCGCATGCGGTGGTCGAGCAGGACCCCGGCGTCGGTGTCGCTGACGGCGTCGGTCAGGGACTTGACCAGGCGGTCGCCGGCCGCGCCCGCCGGGGCGAGGACGAGACCCGGCTTCACGCAGAACTGGCCGACGCCGAGCGTCATCGAACCGGCGAGCCCGGCGCCGATCTCCTCGGCGCGCTCGGCGGCGGCGGCCTCCGTGACGAGGACCGGGTTCAGGGAGCCCAGTTCGCCGTGGAACGGGATCGGGACCGGGCGGGCGGCCGCCGCGTCGAAGAGGGCGCGTCCGCCGCGTACCGAGCCGGTGAAGCCGGCCGCCGTGACCAGCGGGTGCCGGACCAGCTCGACGCCGGCCTCGAAGCCGTGCACCAGACCGAGTACGCCCTCGGGGATGTCGTGCCGGGCTGCCGCCCGGCGCAGCACCTTGGCGACCAGCTCGGACAGGCCGGGATGGTCGGGGTGGGCCTTGACGACCACGGGGCAGCCGGCCGCGAGGGCGCTCGCGGTGTCGCCGCCGGGGACGGAGAAGGCGAAGGGGAAGTTGGAGGCCGAGTAGACGGCTACGACACCCAGCGGGACCTTGTGGCGGCGCAGGTCCGGGACGGGCGGGGTCGCGGTGTCGTCGGGGTGGTTGATGACGACGTCGAGGAAGGCGCCCTCGTCGACGAGGTCGGCGAAGGCCCGCAACTGGTAGCAGGTGCGGGCGAGTTCGCCGTTGAGGCGGACCGGTCCGAGCGCGGTCTCGGCATCGGCGACCTCGACGAGCGTGCCCTTGGCGGCCTCGAGTTCGCCGGCGGCCGAGCGCAGGAAGGCCGAGCGGACGGTGCGGTCGGCCAGCGCGCCCCGCGCCTCGTGGGCGGCCCGGACGGTGGCGTCCACCTCCTGGGCCGTGGCCTCCACCGCGACCTGTTCGCGCTGCTTCCCGGTTCGGGGGTCGACACTCCAGACTGGTGCTGCTGCCACCGCGAGTCCCTCCGCTCGACTGCCGCTTGCAATGCCGCAGTATGTACGTCATCCACCAGGAGTGTTCGATATACTGAACGCTGTCTCTGATGATGAATATGCTGTTGGAGACTATAACTTCAGCTCCTCGTCGAACGAAGGGTCAAGGGCATGTCGGCTGGCGAGACGGGCGGCGGCGCGCAGGTCAAGTCCGCGGTGCGGACCGTTGAACTGCTGGAGTACTTCGCCGGGCGCCCCGGCATGCATTCCCTGGCGACGGTCCAGGAGGCCGTCGGCTACCCCAAGTCGAGTCTCTACATGCTGCTGCGCACCCTCGTCGACCTCGGCTGGGTGGAGACGGACGCGACGGGCACGCGGTACGGCATCGGCGTGCGGGCGCTGCTCGTGGGCACGTCGTACATCGACGGGGACGAGGTCGTGGCGGCGGCCCGGCCCACGCTGGACCGGCTGTCGGACGACACCACGGAGACGATCCACCTCGCCCGGCTCGACGGCACCAACGTGGTGTATCTGGCCACCCGGCAGTCGCAGCACTATCTGCGCCCGTTCACCCGGGTCGGCCGCCGGCTGCCCGCGCACTCGACGTCGCTCGGCAAGGCGCTGCTGAGCACGTACACGGACGAGCAGGTGCGCAAGATGCTCCCGCAGACGCTGCCCGCCCTCACCGAGCACACGATCACCGACCGGGAGAAGCTCATCGGGGAGCTGCACCAGGTGCGGGAGCAGGGCTTCGCGGTGGACCGCGAGGAGAACACGCTGGGGCTGCGCTGCTTCGGGGTGGCGATCCCGTACCGCACCCCCGCGCGGGACGCGATCAGCTGCTCGGTGCCGGTCGCCCGGCTCACCCCCGCACACGAGCAGATGGTCAAGGACGCCCTGTTCGACGCGCGCGACCGGCTGACGCTGGCCACCCGGAGGCTCTGACCGTGACCGGCCCGGAGATCGCCCTGCGCGCGGTGCACGACAGCGACCTGCCGGTCTTCTACCGCCGGTCGAACGATCCGGAGTCCCTGCGCATGGCGGCCTTCACCGCCGAGGACCCGGCCGACCGGGAGGCCTTCGAGGCCCACTGGGCGCGGATCCGCACCGCGCCGGACGTCGTCGCACGCACGGTGCTGTGCGACGGTGACGTGGTGGGCCACGCGGCGGTGTACGGGACGGTGGGCGGGCGCGAGGTGACGTACTGGGTCGACCGCGCGTACTGGGGCAGGGGCATCGCCACCGCCGCCCTGCGCGCCCTGCCGGCCGAGGTGACCGAGCGTCCGCTGCACGCACGCGTGGCCGCGGACAACGCGAGGTCGCTGCGGGTCCTGGAGAAGTGCGGCTTCCGGGTCGTCGCGCGGGAGACGGGGTACGCGCCGGCGCGGGGCGCCGAGACCGACGAACTCGTCCTCGTGCGCGTCCTCGCGACGGCCGGCTGATCCCTGCCGCTCCCCCGAACGGCGTTTTCCGGGCGGCCGGTTGCCCGATATCCGGTTCCGGGCGATCAATTCGTCAAGGCGCTGAACCTTTCCGGCCGAACAGCCGTCTGAACATGTGACGGGCCGCCCCATCCCCCCGGGGCGGTCCGTCGCTTTCCGTCGGCGCCGGGTCCGCCCGTGCCGCCGGACCGGACACGCCCCGCCGACCGTCGGACAGGCCCTGCCGCGCACCCGGGATCCGCTCGATCGGGTCGATCGCGAAGTGCACCGGGAACAGGGTCGAGGTCCCCGCAGGAGCCGGTGGATCTCCTTCGCCCCGCCCGGCACCGCCTGGATCAGAGGGCCGGGAGTCCGGCTCGCCGGCCGCCTGTGGCGAGTCGGACATGGCGAACTCTCCTCGGCACCCGAGTGGTTGCCGGCGGGCATTGGTGCTCACCGACGCCCGATCGGTCCATGAGTGGATGCCGACCGGATCGCACCCGCGTCGGATCGCGTTCGGACGCGCTTCGTGGTACGGATCCGGGTGACGGCCTGTCGTTCACCGTTCGGACCTCCGGACGGGCCCCTGGATGATCACTGCTACGCTCCGGATCTCGCGGCCGGTCCACTCCGGACGTTCACATGTCATCTACATGACACGCACCGTCACGTGCCGGGGCTCACGGGCCCCGGAACCGCAGCGAGGGGAGGTGGCCCATGGGCACGCTCATCGACGACGCCGCCTCCGTGGAGTTCCATGCCTTCTTCGAGCGTCACTACGCCGAACTGTCGCGGCTGGCCGCCCTGCTGACGGGCGACGCGGACACCGCCGACGACCTGGCGGCGGACGCCCTGCTGGCGTTGTGGCACCGCTGGGACCGGGTGCGCGCCGCCGACCATCCGGTGGCGTACGCGCGGGGCGTGGTCGCCAACCTGGCCCGCACCCGTATACGCAGCGCGGTGCGCGAGCGGCGCCGGATCGCCCTGTTCTGGTCGCAGCGCGAGGAGCGGGCCGAGAACCCGGACGTCGCGGGCGTGGTGGATGTGCGGGAGGCGTTGCGCAGGCTGCCGTTCCGCAAGCGGGCGTGCGTGGTGCTGCGGCACGCCTTCGACCTGTCGGAGAAGGACACCGCGCTCGCCCTGGGCGTCTCGGTGGGTACGGTGAAGAGCCAGACCTCGAAGGGGATGGCCGAACTGCAGCGGCTGCTGGGCACGGCGGAGGTGCCACGGCGGGTGCACGCCGCGGTGGGGTGCCCGGGGAAACCCGTCGGCGAGGACACGGGAAGGGACCGATGACGATGCGTCGGGACGTGCACGACGAGCTGCGCGCCCGGCTGCACGAGGCGGCCGGGGAGCACGAGCCCGACCGGGAGCGCATTCTGGCCCGGGTCGAACGCGGCATGGCCGGCCCGGCACGGCCCGACCGCCGGGCCACGCGCCCGCCGGTGTTCGGATGGCTCCGGGTGGTGGGCACGACGGCCGCGGTGGGCGGAGTGCTCGCGGTGGGCGGCTTCGCGGTCGCGTCCGTGGTGACGGACGAGGAGCCTCCCGCGCAGCGGCAGGTGGCGGTCTCGCCGACCTCGGAGCCCGCGCCGTCACCGGACGCGACGAGCCGGGCGCCCCTTCCTCCGGCGCGGCCGTCGGCGGACGCTCCCGAGGAGACCGGCGAGCCGGGTTCGGCACCGGCCCGGACGCCGGGGGCGGAGACGGGGACGGGGACGCCCACGGCGAAGGCCCCGGGGGCCGCTCCACAGTCCGGGGGCGTCGAGGACGGGCCGTTGTGGTCGGACGGCTCGGTGGACCGGCACAGCAACGAGTTCTGGGCGCAGAGCAATGTCACCCTGAAGACCGCCGAGCGGCTGACCGCGCTCACCGTGGAACTGCGGATCGCGCAGACCGGCGGGGTCTCCTCCACGGGTGCCTGGCGTTCCCTTCCCGAGAAGGACTTCAGCCTGACGACCGGCGAACGGGGCGGCTTCGTCGTCTACACCTGGACGCTAAGGAAGGGCCGTACGGTCGCGCCGGGCGAGTGGGTCTTCGCGGGGCAGTACGACCACGCGCGGGGCGGCCGGGACGCCAGGGCCGACACGTACACCGCTACGGCTGCCGTCGGATCCGAACGGCTTCTGGTCGGCGGCGACTTCGCGGCCCGGGGCGACTGAGGTCCGGTGCGAGCCCCGTCGTTCGCCCGCGGGGCGGCGACGGCCCGGAAGGAGCCGGAAAAAATACTCCCGGTCGCGGCAACCCTTTCCCGCCGTGCGGCAACCAAGAGGCGAAACGATTCTCCTCACGCAAGGAACAAGCATGACTGCACGAGCCGAACAGCCCGTCTCCCACCGCCGCCGGACCGGCAGGAGGCGTGCGGTGATCGCCGGAGTCTCCGCGCTCGGCGTCACGGGTGCGGCGATCTTCACCTCGACGATGCTGTCCACCGCGAGCGCCGCCTCCTCGTGGCCCTCGGACACCGGCGGCAAGCCGGTCTCGAAGACCGTCCCGGTCTCCGGGACCCTCGACGGCGGCATGAAGAAGTACTACGGCACCGGCTCCCTGGGCGGCGACAGCCAGGACGAGGGCCAGGACCCGGTCTTCGAACTGGCCGACGGCGCCACGCTCAAGAACGTCATCATCGGCACCCCCGCCGCCGACGGCGTGCACTGCAAGGGCAGTTGCACGCTGCAGAACGTGTGGTGGCTGGACGTCGGCGAGGACGCCGCCAGCTTCAAGGGCAAGTCGTCCTCGGCGCAGTACAAGGTGATCGGCGGCGGCGCGAGGAAGGCCGACGACAAGGTGCTGCAGTTCAACGGCGCCGGCACGCTGACGGTGAGCGGCTTCCAGGTCGAGGACTTCGGCAAGCTGGTGCGCTCCTGCGGCAACTGCAAGACGCAGTACAAGCGCACGATCGTGCTGAAGGACATCGACCTGACGGCTCCCGGCAAGTCGATCGTCGGCATCAACACCAACTACGGGGACACCGCCACGCTGTCGCAGATCCGCATCCACGGGGACGGCAAGAAGAAGATGAAGACCTGCACCCGCTACCAGGGCAACAACACGGGCAAGGAGCCGAAGGACCTCGGCTCCGGCGCCGACGGGAAGTACTGCAAGTTCTCGGACTCGGACATCACGTACAAGTGACCCCGTCGGACACCTGACCGGCGCCGGGCCGCCGTCCCCTCATGGAGCGGGACGGCGGCCCCGCCCCCGTGGCAACCGGCCCGCGTCCGGCCCGCACCGTCACAGGACGGCGGCGAGCCAGGTGTGGACCTCGTCCTGCATCTCCTCGTCGAAGACGTGGCCGCGGTCCGGCCACGTCTTCAGCCGCAGCCGGTGCCCGGCGCCCTGTGAGTGCCACACGGCGCGCAGCTTGTCGTAGGCGGTCCGCACACCGTCGGCGGGGAACAGCGGGTCGTGCCCGCCGTGGAAGAACAGCATCGGCTTGGGTGCGGCGATGCTCGCCACGTCGGGGATGTCCAGGTGCCGGCTGAGACCGGGATGGAGCATGTGGAACGCCGACTGCCCGCGCAGCGTGTTGTTGCCGGGCACCATCATCTCCTTCAGGCCGGTCATCCAGCACACGCTCGCCGCGACCGCGATGCGGTCGCTGAGCGCGGCCGCCTGCCAGGCCCGGTAGCCGCCCATGGAGAAGCCCAGGGCGGCCACCCGGCCGGCGTCCACCCGCTCGAGGCCGGCCAGGAAGGCGGCGGCGCGCTGGTCCTCGCGGGCGTGGAGTCCGGCGAGCGAGGAGCCGAGGTGGAAGAGGTTGCTCGCCAGTTCCTGCTGCCGTTCGTAGGCCAACGGCCCCCGCTCCCCCCATCCGAGGGCGTCCAGACAGAGCACGACATGGCCGCGCCGGGCGAGTTCGTCGCCGACGAAGCGTCCGCCGAAGTGCCGCGCGGCCCACTGCTCGGCGGAGGCGAGCCGGGTGTCGTCGTACCAGGGCCGGACGCACTTCTCCTTGCCGATGTCGAAGCGGGAGCCGTGGTCGTGCAGGAGCAGCAC
Coding sequences within it:
- a CDS encoding SigE family RNA polymerase sigma factor, encoding MGTLIDDAASVEFHAFFERHYAELSRLAALLTGDADTADDLAADALLALWHRWDRVRAADHPVAYARGVVANLARTRIRSAVRERRRIALFWSQREERAENPDVAGVVDVREALRRLPFRKRACVVLRHAFDLSEKDTALALGVSVGTVKSQTSKGMAELQRLLGTAEVPRRVHAAVGCPGKPVGEDTGRDR
- a CDS encoding pectate lyase, yielding MTARAEQPVSHRRRTGRRRAVIAGVSALGVTGAAIFTSTMLSTASAASSWPSDTGGKPVSKTVPVSGTLDGGMKKYYGTGSLGGDSQDEGQDPVFELADGATLKNVIIGTPAADGVHCKGSCTLQNVWWLDVGEDAASFKGKSSSAQYKVIGGGARKADDKVLQFNGAGTLTVSGFQVEDFGKLVRSCGNCKTQYKRTIVLKDIDLTAPGKSIVGINTNYGDTATLSQIRIHGDGKKKMKTCTRYQGNNTGKEPKDLGSGADGKYCKFSDSDITYK
- a CDS encoding dienelactone hydrolase family protein translates to MTSPSAPAPVPGPPGLHHVLKDDLTFPLAWGTSPVRDFDAWRRAARGKVGELLVVDDQDGTPYAPEFTAGPAVPDDSGGSGFTRESVTLSLTRYGRTRGVLLTPYGTGPFPAVLLLHDHGSRFDIGKEKCVRPWYDDTRLASAEQWAARHFGGRFVGDELARRGHVVLCLDALGWGERGPLAYERQQELASNLFHLGSSLAGLHAREDQRAAAFLAGLERVDAGRVAALGFSMGGYRAWQAAALSDRIAVAASVCWMTGLKEMMVPGNNTLRGQSAFHMLHPGLSRHLDIPDVASIAAPKPMLFFHGGHDPLFPADGVRTAYDKLRAVWHSQGAGHRLRLKTWPDRGHVFDEEMQDEVHTWLAAVL